A genomic window from Chanodichthys erythropterus isolate Z2021 chromosome 1, ASM2448905v1, whole genome shotgun sequence includes:
- the LOC137002408 gene encoding ovomucoid-like isoform X1, with product MASIKEISESETKMIIASNSDARGEDPACLIVAGTAGITSQGRRQLGDAEVMLNTVAVSDGVRKPKPTPEPIMCPMNYSPVCGSDGITYSNACVLLAANQESETEISIVKEGRCDEDLLEHSGMGA from the exons atggcatctataaaagagatcTCTGAAAGCGAAACGAAAATGATTATTGCCTCGAACAGCGACGCACGAGGAGAAGACCCTGCGTGTTTAATTG TTGCTGGCACAGCTGGAATCACATCTCAGGGCAGAAGACAGCTGGGTGATGCTGAGGTGATGCTCAACACAG TGGCCGTATCTGATGGAGTGAgaaag CCTAAACCTACACCTGAGCCTATCATGTGCCCGATGAACTATTCACCCGTGTGTGGATCTGATGGAATAACATACAGCAATGCATGCGTGCTGCTTGCTGCAAACCA GGAATCAGAAACTGAAATCTCTATCGTGAAGGAAGGCAGATGTGATGAAGATCTGCTGGAACACTCAGGAATGGGAGCATAA
- the LOC137022610 gene encoding double-headed protease inhibitor, submandibular gland-like produces the protein MNACCVLPSMAVSDGVREPNCNPYPSICTMIYKPVCGSNGKTYSNECLLCLAIKASNTQILIQKEGKCDHPLQPDCRAYSSNGCRDIYKPVCGADGKTYGNECKLCLAMMNSGTGIFKVKDGECDKHMQE, from the exons ATGAATGCCTGCTGTGTGCTGCCATCAA TGGCCGTATCTGATGGAGTGAGAGAG CCTAACTGCAATCCTTACCCATCTATATGCACAATGATCTATAAACCCGTGTGTGGATCTAATGGAAAAACATACAGCAATGAATGTCTGCTGTGTCTTGCCATCAA ggcttCAAATACTCAAATCTTAATCCAGAAGGAAGGCAAATGTGATCATCCTCTACAG CCTGACTGCAGGGCTTACTCGTCTAACGGATGCCGAGACATCTATAAACCCGTGTGTGGAGCTGATGGAAAAACATACGGCAATGAATGCAAACTGTGTCTTGCCATGAT gaactCAGGAACTGGAATCTTTAAGGTGAAGGATGGCGAATGCGATAAACATATGCAGGAGTGA
- the LOC137002408 gene encoding PI-actitoxin-Avd5a-like isoform X2, whose amino-acid sequence MFARGVIVLLCVLVAVSDGVRKPKPTPEPIMCPMNYSPVCGSDGITYSNACVLLAANQESETEISIVKEGRCDEDLLEHSGMGA is encoded by the exons ATGTTTGCACGTGGAGTCATCGTCCTTCTCTGTGTCCTAG TGGCCGTATCTGATGGAGTGAgaaag CCTAAACCTACACCTGAGCCTATCATGTGCCCGATGAACTATTCACCCGTGTGTGGATCTGATGGAATAACATACAGCAATGCATGCGTGCTGCTTGCTGCAAACCA GGAATCAGAAACTGAAATCTCTATCGTGAAGGAAGGCAGATGTGATGAAGATCTGCTGGAACACTCAGGAATGGGAGCATAA